Proteins encoded within one genomic window of Cucumis sativus cultivar 9930 chromosome 3, Cucumber_9930_V3, whole genome shotgun sequence:
- the LOC101202950 gene encoding 60S ribosomal protein L37-3 — MGKGTGSFGKRRNKTHTLCVRCGRRSFHLQKSRCSACAFPAARKRTYNWSVKAIRRKTTGTGRMRYLRHVPRRFKSGFREGTEAAPRSKGASSSA; from the exons ATG GGTAAGGGAACGGGAAGTTTCGGTAAAAGGAGGAACAAGACCCACACTCTCTGTGTTAGGTGTGGCCGTCGTAGCTTCCATCTCCAGAAGAGTCGATGCTCCGCCTGTGCATTTCCAGCTGCTCGTAAGCGTACAT ATAACTGGAGCGTCAAGGCGATCCGAAGGAAGACCACTGGAACTGGGCGGATGAGATATTTGCGCCATGTTCCTCGCAGATTCAAGAGTGGTTTCAGAGAAG GTACTGAAGCAGCGCCAAGGAGCAAAGGAGCCTCATCATCAGCCTAA